From the Ciona intestinalis chromosome 2, KH, whole genome shotgun sequence genome, one window contains:
- the LOC100175233 gene encoding transmembrane and coiled-coil domain-containing protein 4, whose amino-acid sequence MSGNDNIDPTTETNAEISENEKPEEKEESFVEKMDDMFKFSLASFSAISLCLLYDTPNNKDYRHSFIDSLVSHLSLSSGVGNTMKALSDNDISQESDVFIQIIISDKCMKENRLNLVKDLVHWCVTSSGGKYDSRSRFLLRHMTWQLHVKLEDLEDVEETLIKMLREQTEKEKLENDSVRAKKARNQKIKRFALVGLAAAGGGALIGLTGGLAAPLVAAGAGAIIGGTSAAVLGSVAGIAVITSLFGAGGAGLAGYKMKRRVGGIDQFFFSPLTSSDQLSLTITISGWLSGDNESNFFDVWSHINQSREQYSIVWESEHLMRLGNAFEYILEGIMSYAATEALKYTALAGLLAAIAWPATLVSAAGVIDNPWSVCLQRSVQVGRQLAEVLLAREHGQRPVTLIGYSLGARVIYFCLEEMAKRKKHSGIIEDIYLLGAPVSGKVEDWKKFSSVVAGHITNGYCRTDWLLRFLYRTSSRHTEIAGLQPIAWENRRMINIDLSSIIEGHLDYAKNMNAVLAAVGVRTRKTFNNEAKSSISLPNMAATATVDLPVSSKSCADIGALGEAKVDKKEETKTNETLESESSADESKSQECSDTPARKV is encoded by the exons ATGTCTGGAAATGACAATATTGATCCAACCACGGAGACGAATGCAGAAATAAGTGAAAATGAAAAGCCAGAAGAAAAGGAAGAGTCATTTGTGGAAAAAATGGACgacatgtttaaatttagtcTTGCCAGTTTTTCTGCTATTTCGTTATGCTTATTGTACGACACACCAAATAACAA GGATTACAGGCACAGCTTCATTGATTCTTTGGTTAGCCATCTTTCTTTATCCAGTGGTGTAGGAAACACAATGAAAGCCTTATCTGACAATGACATTTCACAAGAATCCGATGTTTTCATTCAAATTATAATTTCAGACAAGTGTATGAAG GAAAACCGACTGAACCTTGTTAAAGATTTAGTCCACTGGTGTGTGACATCATCTGGTGGGAAATATGATTCACGATCACGGTTTCTCTTACGTCACATGACTTGGCAACTTCACGTGAAGTTAGAGGACCTGGAAGATGTAGAAGAGACATTGATTAAGATGTTGAGGGAACAAACGGAGAAGGAGAAATT aGAGAATGACTCTGTTCGTGCAAAAAAGGCTcgaaatcaaaaaattaaacggTTTGCTCTGGTTGGTCTAGCTGCTGCAGGAGGAGGGGCTTTGATTGGTTTGACTGGTGGTCTTGCAGCGCCTCTAGTGGCTGCTGGTGCAG GAGCGATTATTGGAGGAACATCCGCAGCTGTTCTCGGATCTGTTGCTGGGATCGCTGTCATCACTTCCTTATTTGGTGCTGGAGGAGCAGGATTAGCGGGATATAAGATGAAGAGAAGAGTTGGAGGGATCGATCAGTTCTTCTTCTCTCCTCTCACCAGCTCGGATCAGCTATCCCTCACTATTACTATCTCAGGATGGTTGTCAGGAGATAATGAGA GCAACTTCTTTGACGTATGGAGCCACATAAACCAGTCAAGGGAGCAGTACAGCATAGTGTGGGAGTCAGAGCACTTGATGAGGCTTGGTAATGCATTTGAATATATTCTTGAAGGAATTATGAGTTATGCTGCTACTGAGGCACTAAAGTACACAGCATTGGCAG GTTTGTTAGCAGCCATAGCATGGCCCGCTACATTAGTTTCAGCTGCTGGTGTCATTGACAATCCATGGAGTGTATGTTTACAAAGATCAGTACAG GTTGGGAGACAACTTGCAGAAGTTTTGTTAGCAAGAGAGCATGGGCAGCGACCGGTTACTTTGATAGGATACAGTCTTGGAGCGAGAGTGATTTACTTTTGTTTGGAAGAAATGGCAAAACGAAAAA AGCACAGCGGAATAATTGAAGACATTTACTTACTTGGTGCTCCAGTAAGTGGGAAGGTGGAAGATTGGAAAAAGTTTTCAAGTGTTGTAGCTGGACATATTACCAATGGCTACTgcag AACAGACTGGTTGCTTCGGTTTCTTTACCGCACTAGTTCCCGCCATACTGAAATTGCTGGTCTTCAACCTATTGCTTGGGAAAATCGCAGAATGATCAATATTGACTTGAGCTCAATCATTGAAGGTCACCTTGATTATGCAAAGAACATGAATGCTGTGTTGGCAGCAGTTGGTGTTAG AACACGGAAAACCTTCAACAATGAAGCAAAGAGTTCAATCAGTTTGCCGAACATGGCAGCAACTGCCACAGTTGATTTGCCGGTCTCCAGCAAATCCTGTGCTGATATCGGTGCTTTAGGTGAAGCTAAAGTAGATAAAAAGGAAGAAACCAAAACAAATGAAACCTTGGAATCTGAAAGTAGTGCAGATGAAAGCAAAAGTCAAGAATGTTCTGATACTCCAGCGCGGAAAGTTTAG
- the LOC100182233 gene encoding ornithine decarboxylase-like — MNDKIITTAYSYINDQSIYIINDGTDGHSFAATMADNQTLSQTKSWDGSFYIGDLNRVFLRHQQWKEVLPRVELFYAIKCCPLMPVIRLLAALGTGFDCASQNEIESVISIGVDPAKIIYALPCKPASQLQHARTRKVSLMTFDNEDELHKIQKYFPDARLVLRLLPDETGATFKMGSKFGCTLEEGKKLLVHAKKLDLNVIGLSFFVGDDCKSSIGMRLNLENSRKMFDFASSIGINMDLIDIGGGFPGNDKDQKLFLQIANDTRDTLDKLFPSECGVRIIAEPGRYFVESSFSIATSIVGKKQSEDIIFYYTNESIYLAFWKTFLKAGKYTPIVLKTKRFSDKAVHDTIIYGTTCDGTDIIAQNVALPELDLEDWLIWDDMGAYTVLCKFGFNGVMTTKAFYFVQEGAWKTIQGACCRKDFLPKLEKSFGL; from the exons ATGAATGACAAAATAATTACAACTGCGTATAGTTACATCAACGACCAAAGTATTTACATTATCAATGATGGAACTGATGGTCACAGTTTTGCTGCAACAATGGCGGATAATCAAACACTTAGCCAGACAAAG AGTTGGGACGGATCGTTTTACATCGGAGATTTGAACCGTGTCTTTCTGAGACATCAGCAATGGAAAGAAGTGCTACCTCGAGTCGAGCTGTTTTATGCGATTAAGTGTTGTCCCTTGATGCCAGTTATCCGTCTTCTTGCTGCACTTGGTACCGGCTTCGACTGTGCAAGTCAG aacgaAATAGAATCAGTAATCAGCATCGGAGTAGATCCTGCAAAAATAATCTACGCACTGCCATGCAAGCCAGCGTCTCAATTACAACATGCACGAACAAGAAAAGTTTCATTGATGACGTTTGACAACGAAGATGAGTTGCATAAAATACAGAAGTACTTTCCCGATGCTCG GTTGGTATTACGATTACTGCCTGACGAGACTGGAGCAACTTTCAAAATGGGAAGTAAATTTGGATGTACATTAGAAGAGGGTAAAAAGTTGCTGGTACACGCTAAGAAACTTGACTTAAACGTTATTGGCTTGAg tttttttgttGGGGACGATTGTAAAAGTTCAATAGGCATGAGGCTAAATTTGGAAAACTCCAGAAAGATGTTTGACTTTGCTTCCTCAATCGGTATCAACATGGATTTAATTGATATCGGTGGGGGATTTCCCGGAAATGATAAAGATcagaaattgtttttacag attGCAAATGACACACGCGACACATTGGATAAGTTGTTTCCGTCAGAATGTGGGGTCCGAATCATTGCTGAACCAGGAAGATACTTTGTTGAGTCTTCATTCTCTATCGCAACTAGCATTGTTGGCAAGAAACAAAGCGAAG ATATTATCTTTTACTATACAAATGAAAGTATCTACCTAGCTTTTtggaaaacatttttgaagGCGGGAAAGTATACACCGATAGTACTGAAG ACGAAGAGATTCAGTGATAAAGCGGTTCACGATACGATAATATACGGGACAACATGTGATGGAACGGATATTATTGCTCAAAATGTTGCTTTACCGGAACTTGATCTAGAAGATTGGTTGATTTGGGATG ACATGGGTGCTTATACTGTTTTGTGCAAATTTGGTTTTAACGGAGTCATGACAACTAAAGCATTTTACTTCGTACAAGAGGGTGCCTG GAAAACCATACAGGGTGCTTGTTGCCGCAAAGATTTTCTTCCCAAACTAGAAAAGAGTTTTGGTCTTTGA
- the LOC100177545 gene encoding cleavage stimulation factor subunit 3 — protein MPKDKSNSEYMPERIRKLETRVGENEFDVEAWNGLIREAQTQPIDKGRTTFERLISQFPTTGRYWRIYIEQEMKSRNYEKVEKLFQRCLMRVLSIDLWKCYLTYVRETKSGLSSYREKMAQAYDFALEKIGMDIMSYQIWADYIAFLKAVEAVGSYAENQRITAVRRVYQRGCVNPMINIEQLWREYSQYEQGINPIIAKKMLDDRTREYVNARRVSKELEATTRSLQRHNPATPPCGSVEEAKQVLVWKKYIDWEKSNPLRSESLTVISKRVMFAYEQCLLCLGHHPDVWYEAAQYLSSTSKLMQEKGDTNSSKILSDEASSLYERAISSLMKSNTLIHFAYADFEEGRMKHDKVHTIYQRLLDIKDCDQTLTYIQYMKFTRRAEGIKAARLVFKKAREDTRIRFHVFVAAALMEYYCTKDKQIAFKIFELGLKRFGHEPDYLLAYIDYMSHLNEDNNTRVLFERVLTSTSLSPDKSGTIWDKYLEFECNVGDLSSLLKVENRRLEAFKADYEGKSTCMLIDRYRFLDLYPCAPEILRALGYKDTRTPNKTTTTMMNPTSSSMDAGAKSSMDDAGKKKVGFAMPDLSQMIPYKPRRRPLPGSHPVPGGDFPFPGAATILLKNMPPPRSFHGPFVKVDDLMDKFADCSLPSEEDWLKQVNSGGEGHTFSVSGATSGVRYAGVKRSSSRGDSDDEMSASRSAAPPAHDIYRARQQKRVK, from the exons ATGCCAAAGGATAAATCGAATTCG GAATACATGCCTGAAAGGATCAGGAAACTTGAAACTCGTGTTGGAGAAAATGAGTTTGATGTTGAAGCTTGGAATGGTTTGATACGTGAGGCTCAG ACCCAGCCTATTGATAAGGGCAGAACAACTTTTGAACGTTTAATTTCACAATTTCCAACAACTGGCAGATATTGGCGAATTTATATAGAGCAAGAG ATGAAGTCTCGGAACTACGAAAAAGTTGAAAAGCTTTTCCAGCGTTGTCTGATGAGAGTTTTGAGTATTGATTTGTGGAAATGTTACTTGACCTATGTTAGAGAAACCAAAAGCGGCCTTTCTTCATACCG TGAAAAAATGGCGCAAGCATATGATTTTGCTCTCGAGAAAATCGGAATGGATATTATGTCATATCAGATCTGGGCAGATTACATTGCGTTTCTCAAAGCTGT tgaGGCTGTCGGTTCCTATGCTGAAAATCAACGAATTACAGCAGTTCGACGAGTTTATCAACGCGGATGTGTTAACCCAATGATAAACATTGAACAACTGTGGAGAGAATATTCACAATATGAACAG GGCATTAATCCAATAATTGCAAAGAAAATGTTGGATGATCGAACACGTGAATATGTCAATGCACGCCGGGTTTCAAAGGAATTAGAAGCCACGACGCGTAGTTTGCAGCGTCACAACCCAGCAACCCCTCCCTGTGGTTCAGTAGAAGAAGCAAAACAG GTTTTGGtttggaaaaaatacattGATTGGGAGAAGTCAAATCCTTTGAGATCTGAAAGTTTAACTGTTATTTCAAAGAGAG TAATGTTTGCTTATGAGCAATGCTTGCTATGTCTTGGCCACCACCCTGATGTTTGGTATGAAGCTGCACAGTATTTGTCAAGTACAAGCAAACTTATGCAAGAAAAAGGA GACACCAATAGCAGCAAAATCTTATCGGATGAAGCTTCTTCACTTTATGAGCGAGCTATATCGAGTTTAATGAAGTCAAATACTCTCATTCACTTTGCATATGCTGATTTTGAAGAGGGTAGAATGAAACACGACAAAGTACACACAATTTATCAGAGATTACTTGACATCAAAGATTGTGATCAAACTTTG aCATACATACAGTACATGAAATTCACAAGACGTGCTGAAGGCATTAAAGCTGCTAGGTTGGTGTTTAAAAAAGCAAGGGAGGATACAAGAATTCGATTCCATGTATTTGTAGCTGCTGCTTTGATGGAATATTATTGTACTAAG GACAAGCAAATTgctttcaaaatatttgagCTTGGGTTAAAGCGCTTTGGTCATGAACCTGATTACCTGCTTGCATATATTGACTACATGTCACATCTCAATG AGGACAACAACACACGGGTTTTGTTTGAAAGGGTTCTGACGTCAACTAGTTTATCACCAGACAAATCTGG GACTATCTGGGATAAGTACTTGGAGTTCGAATGTAATGTTGGGGATTTATCTTCATTGCTGAAGGTAGAAAACAGGAGACTGGAAGCTTTCAAAGCTGATTATGAAGGAAAATCAACCTGCATGCTGATTGACAG ATACCGTTTCTTAGATTTGTATCCTTGTGCTCCTGAAATATTACGTGCTCTCGGATATAAA GACACAAGAACTCCAAATAAGACAACGACCACGATGATGAATCCAACATCCTCATCCATGGATGCAGGAGCTAAATCTTCCATGGATGATGCTGGGAAGAAGAAAGTGGGATTCGCGATGCCGGATTTATCACAAATGATTCCTTATAAGCCAAGACGTCGACCAC TTCCAGGCTCACACCCTGTGCCAGGAGGAGATTTTCCGTTTCCAGGAGCAGCAACAATATTGTTAAAGAACATGCCGCCTCCAAGGTCCTTCCATGGTCCCTTTGTCAAAGTTGATGATTTGATGGACAAGTTTGCTGACTGCTCATTACCAAGCg AGGAGGATTGGTTAAAACAAGTGAACAGTGGAGGAGAGGGACACACGTTCTCAGTGTCGGGAGCAACGAGTGGAGTTCGGTATGCCGGAGTCAAACGTTCATCTTCAAGAGGAGATTCAGATGATGAAATGTCTGCATCCAGATCTGCTGCTCCTCCAGCTCATGATATTTACAGAGCTCGTCAGCAGAAGCGAGTGAAGTGA
- the LOC100185416 gene encoding uncharacterized protein LOC100185416, with translation MATLCVKRRKILYVKGYGGFFGSINSQSNQNEGKVRTAFKDWFNVSDEDIIIQSNRGQIRLAFRRASLTVPDKMIVDLRKHINEAMDLCDCDKIHLIIIAHSHGAKCIMDTFHNLGVPPIQVTKIYQSTAIITFGPTDLVTKSTAKVTGNFYFKNDSMVDQFRKKWTTHDCNVTQLGEFKRLTEDTFECSCCHHRTPEADAQHEEEGTIRTPCEMVPNAVNAPVQKVAAVGAAGIAVAAVVGTAVGAAAGPGTAVALVVGSLVNAVRKEYRNIKAHFMGDYISCRSLQFKIRQMFGL, from the exons ATGGCTACCCTTTGTGTAAAACGTAGAAAAATACTCTACGTTAAAGGTTATGGGGGTTTCTTTGGATCAATTAATAGTCAAAGTAATCAAAACGAGGGAAAGGTTCGAACAGCTTTTAAAGATTGGTTCAACGTTTCAGATGAGGATATTATAATTCAATCGAACCGCGGCCAGATTAGATTGGCTTTTAGAAGAGCAAGCCTGACTGTTCCAGACAAAATGATTGTTGATCTGAGAAAACACATTAATGAAGCTATGGACCTATGCGACTGTGACAAAATACATCTTATAATTATCGCCCACAGTCACGGAGCAAAATGTATTATGGATACTTTCCACAACTTGGGAGTTCCGCCAATTCAAGTAAccaaaatatatcaatcgaCGGCAATTATTACATTTGGACCGACCGATTTGGTGACAAAATCCACAGCGAAA GTTACAGGaaacttttactttaaaaacgaCTCGATGGTGGATCAGTTTCGCAAAAAATGGACCACACATGATTGTAACGTTACGCAGCTGGGGGAGTTTAAAAGGTTAACAGAAGACACCTTTGAATGCTCATGCTGTCACCATAGGACACCAGAAGCTGATGCACAACATGAAGAAGAGGGTACAATTAGAACGCCGTG cGAAATGGTTCCAAATGCAGTCAATGCACCAGTGCAAAAGGTGGCCGCTGTGGGGGCAGCTGGTATTGCAGTAGCAGCTGTTGTTGGAACTGCTGTGGGAGCGGCGGCAGGTCCTGGTACCGCTGTAGCACTCGTTGTAGGTTCCCTTGTCAATGCAGTACGAAAAGAGTATCGGAATATAAAGGCACATTTTATGGGGGACTACATTTCCTGCAGAAGCTtgcagtttaaaataagacaGATGTTTGGATTGTAA